From one Mya arenaria isolate MELC-2E11 chromosome 4, ASM2691426v1 genomic stretch:
- the LOC128230877 gene encoding uncharacterized protein LOC128230877 — protein MNLDCNSPNPTIDANTLLAIREMYEGAKSRVRYRGLFSEELPVVQGTRQGGKSSPILYLIYINDLINELQKSNNGLCLYYINMSAPTFADDMVLVSFSKTGMDNMLQICSNYSKRWRFLYNSSKCAVVVFNKSGVLVQSVKPSFSLGHDLVPTQKKYTHLGIICNETLSVQECVQEACTKLRGSYLNICSSGINPDTVSAKTLRTYYQSVILPRALYGCELWTNISKNEIQRLEVAHRFCVKQMQGFQRSVATKFVLSTLNITSIEVLIDCKKLQFFGQMCRLPCQYLAKIIFNSRLIRYINFDRQTVGFVPDIYRLCQKYLLVDYITQYINTGQFPSKYEWKKTIHKSVTDNIIVHLLLYCHAKEEYRNSLWDTIYEQCNLRVEFTLLGYY, from the exons ATGAACTTGGACTGCAATTCTCCAAACCCAACGATCGACGCGAATACTCTGTTAGCCATTCGCGAGATGTACGAGGGTGCCAAAAGCCGTGTGAGGTATCGGGGGCTCTTCTCGGAGGAACTTCCGGTAGTGCAGGGGACCCGCCAAGGTGGCAAGAGTTCCCCGATCTTGTATTTAATCTATATCAACGACTTGATTAATGAACTACAAAAAAGTAATAACGGACTATGTTTGTATTACATTAATATGAGTGCGCCTACATTTGCCGATGACATGGTACTTGTTTCCTTCTCGAAGACCGGCATGGACAATATGTTACAAATTTGCTCTAATTACTCAAAACGTTGGCGATTTCTATATAACTCGAGTAAATGtgctgttgttgtgtttaacaAATCAGGTGTGCTAGTACAATCTGTAAAACCGTCCTTTTCTCTAGGACACGACCTCGTCCCAACACAGAAGAAATACACCCATCTTGGTATTATTTGCAATGAGACTCTCTCTGTGCAGGAATGTGTTCAAGAAGCGTGTACAAAACTACGTGGATCTTATCTAAATATATGCAGCAGTGGTATAAACCCTGATACTGTCAGTGCCAAAACCCTTAGGACATATTACCAGTCAGTGATCCTACCACGGGCACTGTACGGGTGTGAACTATGGACTAATATATCAAAGAATGAAATTCAGAGACTAGAAGTTGCGCATAGGTTTTGTGTAAAACAAATGCAAGGATTTCAAAGAAGTGTTGCTACTAAATTCGTTTTATCTACTTTGAACATTACATCTATTGAAGTACTTATCGATTGtaaaaaacttcaatttttcGGTCAAATGTGCAGACTTCCGTGTCAATATTTAGCGAAGATCATCTTCAACAGTAGACTAATACGCTACATCAACTTTGATAGACAAACTGTAGGTTTTGTACCTGACATTTATCGCTTGTGCCAAAAATACCTTTTAGTCGATTATATAAcgcaatatataaatactggGCAATTTCCATCCAAATATGAATGGAAAAAAACTATTCATAAAAGCGT GACAGACAATATTATTGTTCATCTCTTACTTTATTGTCATGCGAAAGAAGAGTACCGTAATTCCCTTTGGGATACAATTTACGAACAAT gCAACCTTAGAGTTGAGTTTACTTTGCTTGGCTATTACTAA